ACGGACGTCGAATACGATTCCCGGTGCGGCCTGTATTATGTGTGGCATCGCGGGAAAGAAAGCGGCAGAAAGCTGTATTTTGCCAGACATCTGGACAGCGTGGACAAGGTGGAACAGTATTACAGAAGCCTGCTCGTGGAACAGGATATTCAGTCTCCGCACAGGTATCTGACAGATACATTTGACGTCAAAGAGGGGGATGTAGTTGTGGACGCCGGAGTTGCGGAAGGCAATTTCGCACTGGATGTCATAGAGAGGGCATCGAAGATCTATCTGATTGAAGCTGACGAGAAATGGATCGAGGCTTTGGAGGAGACATTCCGGGAGGACCGGGAAAAGATCGTCATTCTTCCCCGCTATCTCACTTCGATGACGGAAGGGCAGTGCGCTACCCTTGATTCTCTGATCAAAGAACCTGTCAATTTTATTAAGATGGATATTGAAGGAAATGAATGGGATGCTCTGCTGGGAGCAGAGGAGACGATCAGAAATTCTCAGGATCTGAAATGTGCGGTCTGTTGTTACCATGCGGATTTTGATGAAATTCTCATACGGGATGCGCTGGGCGGATATGGGATGCAGTGCTCGGTGACACCAGGTTTTATGTGGTTTCCGTTTCCGAGAAGGAAGTCATATGTGTCCACAAAATTTTCCCGGGGAATCGTGCGCGGTATCAAAGGGCGGGTGTGAGAACACCGGCGGCGGAGAAAGAGGACTGTGTCGTAAGTGAAGGAAGGAAAAGAGATGTTAATCGAACAGACGGGAAGACGAAGAGTGATCGTATACGGGCTTGGCAATACGGTCTGGGATGCCATCGACTATATCAGGCTGCGTTTTCAGGTGGTCGGGTGCTCTGACGGCAATGCGGGGAAGGCGCCGGCGGCGGAGCGGATGGGCGTCCCCTTTATAATGCGGGATGATCTGCCACAGGCGGATTATGATTTTATTCTGATCGTCAGTGTCTATGATGATGAGATCAGCAGACAACTCACGGAAGAGGCGGGGATTCCAAAAGAGAAAGTGCTGCGGCGGATTCAGTGGTGTAAAATGCTGTTTTCTCATAAATTCGGGGAAAGGCATCCGGAGCAGACTTTTTATCTGCTTTCCCATCCCATCCATCTCCGGGACGGTCTGTTTTCCTATGTGTTTGCTTTTCTGGAGCAGATGGATTTTGTGGAGCGAAACGGATATATCCCTGTCATTGATATGCAGAATTTCTGGAGCCAGTATCTGGACGAGGAGAAGGTCGGCATTGAAAACGCATGGGAGTATTATTATCAGCCGTTTTCAGAGTATTCTCTGGCGGAAGTGTATGAGAGCAGCAATGTTATCCTTGGGTATGACGAAAACTGTTATAAGGCGGACTACGACAGGAAATATGACATCAGACGTATGAGTGAGCTGTATGAGAAATATGTCAGATACCGTTCAGATGTCGCTTCCTACATAGAGAACGAGTATGAAGATAAGATTGACCGGACAAAAAAAACGCTGGGAGTATTATATCGCGGCTCAGATATGAGCGCGCTGAAACTGAAAAATCATCCGGTTCAGCCGACTGTCGATGAAATGATCGCATCAATTTATCAATATATGGAAGAATGGCAGTGTGAGCGGATCTTTGTCAGTACGGAGGACGCAGCGGCCATGGACAGATTCCGGGCAGAGTTTGGGAGTCTCATGAGCTGTACGGATCAGAGACGGTTCGGTGATACCGGACAGACCTGGCTGGCAAACATCCATTTTGAGAGGCAGAATGACAGTTATCTGAAAGGGCTGGAATATCTGACGACGATCGAACTGCTCTCCCGCTGCGACTGTCTGGTAGCCGGCATTTGTACCGGCAGTATCTGTGCCCAGATTATGAACAATGGAAAATATGAACATCTGCAAATGATAGACAAAGGAGAATACCGATGAATCTCTGTAAGCTCACGGACGACAATTTGGAATTTCTGTCCGGCAAAAAAGTGTACTGTTATGAATATTCTTCTTCTTATATGGATGAATTGGCACATAAATTTGCCATCGCAGACAGCATAGAGGCCGTGATTGATGACAATGCAAGAAATCAGGGAGAGCATCGGTTCGGAGAGAAAAAGATCGCGGTATATGGGAGTGGGTCTCTGTCAGAGATCCCTCTGGATACGGCGGTCTTTTTAATCACTTCCGATTATTTCAGGGAGGCTTTTGACGTATTGTCAGGAGCGCTGGAAGAGAGAGGATATGGCGAAGACATTTATTATTTCGAAAATTATGAGACGGAAGTGGAAATGGCATACCGGGACCGTTATGAGAATACCGGTCTGGAAAATGTGATCGTATTTCGCAGCGGCCCCCATGCTTCCGCCTATGTGGCAGGCATGGATTTTTCTGACAATGCGAGAGCGCTGTTTGAATTTATGCTGAATAAGAGGTATAATAACAAATATAAGCTCGTATGGTTTGTCAAACATCCGCAGGATTTTTCCGCTTATCAGGCCGTTCCCAATGTGGAATTTCTTTCTTTTGACTGGGCATTATCGGAAGAGGAAGAGGAGAGAGAACGCTACTATCGGGCGTTATGCCTTGCGAAGTATCTGTTTTTTACGGATGCCTATGGATTTGCCAGAAACTGCCGCTCCGATCAGGTGAGAGTCCAGCTCTGGCATGGGTGCGGGTTTAAGACGAGAGTCAACTTTATCCGCTGTGAGAAACGTTATGAGTATACGACGGTTGTCAGTGAGATTTATTCGCGGATTCATCAGGATATATATGGCCTGCGGGAAGATCAGGTGTTGATCACAGGCTATGCCAAAGAAGACTGGCTGTTTTCTCCTGTCGCCGACTTTGTGGAGCGGCTATCGCTCCCAGCAGGGAGAAAATACATATTCTGGCTGCCGACGTTCCGCATGGCCAGAGAAGGTCTGGACTCTTTGAATGAATACGAGCTGGGCGGACAGACCGGCCTGCCGATCGTGGATACGATCGACAAGTGCCGGGCGCTGAACGATCTGCTGCATGAGGAACAGGCAGTGCTGCTTGTAAAGCTCCATCCGTTTCAGGACCGTTTGAAGATCGCAGATCTGAAAATGGAAAATATTGTGCTCCTGGATAATCAGGAGCTGGTCGGAAAAGACATCCAGATTAATCAGCTTCTCGGCTGTGCGGACGCGATGATCAGCGACTATTCGTCAGCGGCAGTGGATTATATGATTCTGGACAGACCGCTGGCGTTTACCCTTGACGATGTGGAAGAATATGGCAGCAGCAGAGGATTTGTTTTTGACAATATCAGAGATTGGCTGCCAGGTGTGGAATTGTATAACTTTGATGACTTTTGCCGGTTTGTGAGAGAGACAGCGGCAGGCCTGGATCTTTCCGGGGAAAAGAGACGGGCGCTTCTGCGGAAGATGCACCGGTATGGTGATAACAGAAACTGTGAACGGATTGCAGAGGCGCTTGGTATATGAGGACGAAGGAGAATAACATGCACTTTGAGATAACGGCATCGATGATGTGCGCCGATTTTGGAAATCTGGAACGGGAAGTAAAAGACCTGGAAGCAGGGGGGATCGATTCCTTTCATATCGATATTATGGATGGGCGGTATGTGCCGAACTATGCGATGGCTCTGAACGATATGCGCTATATCGCCTCTGTGGCCAAAAAGCCGCTGGACGTACATCTGATGGTGGAGCATCCCAACAATACGGTCGAACTCTTTATCCGCTCTCTGCGGCAGGGGGATACGATCTATATCCATCCGGAAGCGGAGTATCATCCGTCGACGACCTTACAGAAAATCATTAACGCCGGACTGATCCCGGGCATTGCCATCAATCCCGGTACAAGCGTGGAGACGGTCATCGAGATGCTCCGTATCGTGAAAAGAGTGCTTGTGATGACAGTCAATCCCGGCAATGCCGGACAGATGTATATGCCTTATGTGGGAAAGAAGATCACAAAACTGCTGGCATTGAAAGAAGAGATGGATTTTACGATGTGCTGGGATGGCAACTGCACGGCGGAGAAGATTCTGGAGTTTGCGCCGAGAGGGATGGACAGCTTCGTTCTCGGTTCCTCGCTGTTATTTGGCAAGAACAGACCTTACGGGGAGATACTGGAAGGAGTACGAAATCTGAAGTTTTAAGAAAACGGACGGTACGGTTATTGTGAGAGTTTCCGGCCGGACAGACGGCCGGGCGACCGGGAGGAAGAGATGAATATTGCATTGATACTTGCAGGCGGCACAGGCACACGACTTGGTGCCAGTCTGCCGAAGCAGTACATAGAAGTAAAAGGCAGGCCGATCATTGGGTACTGCCTTGCTGTGTTTGAAGGGCACAGTGATGTGGACGCGGTTCAGATCGTGGCGGAAGATGCCTGGCATGATCTGATCACGGCACAAACGGGGACGAAATTCAGAGGTTTTTCGAAACCGGGCCGGAACAGACAGCTTTCCATATACAATGGACTCATGGACATCTGCAGGTATGCGGGGGAAGACGACATTGTCATTATCCATGACGCAGCCAGACCGCTCGTGACAGCCAGACTGATTGCCGACTGCATCCGCGTCTGCGCGGAACATGACGGAGCGATTCCGGTACTGCCGATGAAAGATACGGTCTATATGGCGGAGGAGGGCCGGATCACCTCTTTGCTGGAACGCAGTAAAGTATATGCCGGGCAGGCGCCGGAGGCCTTTGTGCTCGGCAAATACCGGCGTGCAACAGAAAGACTGCTGCCGGACCGTATACTGGAGATCAACGGGTCCACGGAGCCGGCGATCATGGCCGGCATGGACATTGGCCTGGTGGAGGGAGAGGAAACCAACAGCAAGATTACGACAGCGGAAGATCTGGAGCGGTTTCGTACAATGATTCAAAATCAGTAGTAGCTGGGAAAGGAAGACAGAGAAATGAAAGCATATGTGCTGCATGACATCGGTGATTTCAGGCTGGAGGAGGCGGAAAAGCCGGTCCCCGGGCCGGGAGAGGTGCTGCTGGAGGTGCGGGCGGCAGGTATCTGTGGTTCGGATATACCGCGGATTTATAAGACGGGCACTTATTCGTACCCATTGATTCCGGGGCATGAGTTTTCCGGCGTGGTGGCGGAGCTGGGGGAGGGCACAGACCCGGCTTGGCTGGGGCGAAGGACCGGACTCTTTCCATTAATTCCCTGTGGGCGTTGTAAGCCCTGTCTGCATAAGCAGTATGAGATGTGCCGCAGCTACGGTTATATCGGTTCGCGCACGGACGGAGGCTTTGCGCAGTATGTAACAGCGCCGCAGTGGAATCTGGCAGCGCTGCCGGACAATGTCTCCTATGAGCAGGGAGCGATGCTGGAGCCGATGGCGGTGGCAGTACATGCCATGCGGCGCGCCAATCCGAAACAGGGGGAGCGGGTCGTAATCTGCGGTCTGGGGACGATCGGCCTGTTCCTGCTGATGTTCCTGCGGGAGCGGGGGCTGGAAAATATCTATGCTGTCGGCAATAAGGACATACAGAGAGAAAAAGTACTGGGTCTTGGCCTTTCTGCCGATCACTGGTTTGATACGCGGTCAGGCAGTGTGGAAGCGTGGCTTTCAGAGGAAGGGCATGAGGCAGACCTGTTTTTTGACTGTGTGGGAACGAACGAAGTGCTGGCGCAGGGGATCAGACATACGGCCTGCGGCGGCAGGGTAGTGACAGTGGGCAATCCGGCCTCGGATATGACGCTCGACCGGCAGACATACTGGAAGATACTGCGCAATCAGTTGACAGTGATCGGTACATGGAATTCCTCATATACCGGAGAGGAAGAGGATGACTGGCATTATGTAATGAGCCGGCTTGCGGCCGGGACGATCCGGCCGGAGCGGATGATCACACACAGACTGGACTTTGCGCATTTGATACAGGGATTTGAGCTTATGCGGGATAAGAGGGAAGAGTATGTGAAGGTGATGGGAGTCTTTTGAGAAAGGGGCGGGTTATTATGAATGATTTTAATTTCTACACGCCGACGCAGGTCGTATTCGGAAAGGAAGCGGAATTGCGGACAGGGGCACTGGTAAGGGAACAGGGCGGCAGCAAGGTGCTGCTCCACTATGGCAGCGGCAGCGCCAGGAGGTCGGGACTGCTGGAGCGGATTGAGAAGAGTCTTGCGGAAGCGGGGCTGGCCTTTACGGAGCTTGGCGGCGTCGTTCCCAATCCGCGTCTGTCGCTTGTCTATGAGGGAATCGCACTCTGTAAGAGAGAGTGTGTGGACTTTATCGTGGCAGTGGGCGGCGGCAGTGTGATCGATTCTGCCAAGGCGATCGGTTACGGCGTGGCTAACGAGGGTGATGTGTGGGACTTTTATGACAGGAAGAGGCAGGCAGTGGCCTGTCTGCCCGTAGGCGTTGTATTGACGATCGCTGCCGCAGGCAGTGAGATGAGCAATTCCACTGTGATCACGAAGGAAGAAGGCGGTATCAAGAGGGGCTACAGGAATGATCTGAGCCGGCCGAAATTCGCGGTCATGAATCCGGAGCTGACAATGAGCCTGCCTGATTACCAGACGGCTTCAGGCTGTACGGATATTCTGATGCACACGATGGAGCGATACTTTACGAACGGCGGCCATATGGAGCTGACGGACAGTATCGCGGAAGGACTGATGCGCACCGTTTTGAAACAGGCGCTGATCCTGCGGGATGATCCGCAAAATTTTTCAGCCCGGGCGGAAGTTATGTGGGCGGGAAGCCTTTCTCACAATGGACTGACCGGCTGCGGCGGCATTGCGGGCGGAGCAGGTGATTTCGCCGCGCACGCGCTGGAACATGAGCTTGGCGGAATGTTCGATGTGGCGCACGGGGCAGGCCTTGCGGCCATATGGGGCAGCTGGGCCAGATATGTATACCGGGACTGTCTGCCGCGGTTTGAGCAGTTCGCGCGCCGTGTGATGGGCGTGGAAGACGGAAAGGACGCGGAGGATACTGCGCTGAAGGGAATCCGTGCCATGGAGGACTTTTTCCGCAATATCGGTATGCCGACTTCCTTAAAGGAACTGGGCCTTACACCGTCGGAGGAACAGCTTGTGGAACTGGCAGCAAAATGTGCGGTCTCCAGCGGCGGCAAAAAGGGTTCCGCTAAAGTGCTGCGGGAAGAAGATATGCTGGCCATTTACAGAGACAGTCTGGAATCAGAGTCCTGACGGTTTTGTACTAGTATTTGGCGGATTTTATGCTATCAGATCATCTTTATGGATGATATTATGATATATGCCGGCAGAGAACCGGTAAACATCATAAGGAGGGTCTGAGATGCTGCAGTCAATCAGAAAAAATTACACACATACAATCTACGCCGGTTATATCGGCTATATCACACAGGCGATTGTTAATAATTTCGCACCGCTGCTTTTCCTCACATTTGCCAGGGATTACGGTCTGACGCTTGATAAGATCACACTGATCACCACAGTCAACTTTTTTGTCCAGCTTTTGGTCGACCTGGTGTCGGCAAAAGTGATGGACCGGATCGGCTACCGAAGGGGAGTCGTCGGCGCGCATCTGTTTGCGGCGCTTGGTCTGATCAGTATGGCGTTCCTGCCCGATGTGACAGGCAATGCGTATCTTGGTCTGATGACAGCGGTCGTGCTCTATGCGATCGGCGGCGGAGCGGTGGAGGTGTTGATCTCCCCGATTATCGAATCGTGCCCGACAGAGAAAAAGGAGGCGGCTATGAGTCTGCTGCATTCTTTTTACTGTTGGGGGCATGTGTTTGTCGTACTGGTATCTACCGCCTTTTTCAAAGTGTTTGGCATTGGGAGCTGGAAAATACTGGCCTGTATCTGGGCAATCATACCCATCTGTAATCTGTTTTATTTTTGCCTTGTGCCGCTCTACCCGGTCACGGGAGAGCAGGAGGCGTTATCTGTTGGCGGCTTGCTGCGGCAGAAGATCTTCTGGTTGTTCCTGGTCATTATGGTATGCGCCGGAGCATCGGAACAGGCGATGAGCCAGTGGGCTTCCGCGTTTGCCGAGTCCGGGCTGCAGGTGAGCAAGACGGTGGGAGACTTGGCGGGTCCCTGTGCGTTCGCTCTGCTGATGGGCAGCTCAAGAGCAATTTATGCCAGATACAGTGAAAAACTGCCGCTGAAGAAATACATGAAAATCAGTGCGGTGCTCTGCGTTTTCTGTTATGTGACGGCGGCCTTTTCCGGACAGGCGGTACTTGGACTGATCGGATGTGCGCTCTGCGGATTTGCAGTGGGCATCTTCTGGCCGGGCACGTTCAGCATAGCCGCCGGACGTCTGCAGGGCGGCGGCACAGCGATGTATGCCTTTATGGCGCTGGCCGGGGATGTGGGCTGCTCCGGCGGACCGACACTGGTGGGAAT
The sequence above is a segment of the Lachnospiraceae bacterium JLR.KK008 genome. Coding sequences within it:
- a CDS encoding FkbM family methyltransferase — protein: MQKALLWGTGQIAGQVLEQCGVMERYDVIGFIDNNTKKQGTVFWGKPVFGPQVLSEKEFDGIFVLVDKYQEIVCQIKESLGEDARVFVENYKYFYKQSLLKRYEACEDAQIRAMLTRIREKDLQVFNYDFADKYEEIKTDVEYDSRCGLYYVWHRGKESGRKLYFARHLDSVDKVEQYYRSLLVEQDIQSPHRYLTDTFDVKEGDVVVDAGVAEGNFALDVIERASKIYLIEADEKWIEALEETFREDREKIVILPRYLTSMTEGQCATLDSLIKEPVNFIKMDIEGNEWDALLGAEETIRNSQDLKCAVCCYHADFDEILIRDALGGYGMQCSVTPGFMWFPFPRRKSYVSTKFSRGIVRGIKGRV
- a CDS encoding CDP-glycerol glycerophosphotransferase family protein codes for the protein MNLCKLTDDNLEFLSGKKVYCYEYSSSYMDELAHKFAIADSIEAVIDDNARNQGEHRFGEKKIAVYGSGSLSEIPLDTAVFLITSDYFREAFDVLSGALEERGYGEDIYYFENYETEVEMAYRDRYENTGLENVIVFRSGPHASAYVAGMDFSDNARALFEFMLNKRYNNKYKLVWFVKHPQDFSAYQAVPNVEFLSFDWALSEEEEERERYYRALCLAKYLFFTDAYGFARNCRSDQVRVQLWHGCGFKTRVNFIRCEKRYEYTTVVSEIYSRIHQDIYGLREDQVLITGYAKEDWLFSPVADFVERLSLPAGRKYIFWLPTFRMAREGLDSLNEYELGGQTGLPIVDTIDKCRALNDLLHEEQAVLLVKLHPFQDRLKIADLKMENIVLLDNQELVGKDIQINQLLGCADAMISDYSSAAVDYMILDRPLAFTLDDVEEYGSSRGFVFDNIRDWLPGVELYNFDDFCRFVRETAAGLDLSGEKRRALLRKMHRYGDNRNCERIAEALGI
- a CDS encoding ribulose-phosphate 3-epimerase, whose translation is MHFEITASMMCADFGNLEREVKDLEAGGIDSFHIDIMDGRYVPNYAMALNDMRYIASVAKKPLDVHLMVEHPNNTVELFIRSLRQGDTIYIHPEAEYHPSTTLQKIINAGLIPGIAINPGTSVETVIEMLRIVKRVLVMTVNPGNAGQMYMPYVGKKITKLLALKEEMDFTMCWDGNCTAEKILEFAPRGMDSFVLGSSLLFGKNRPYGEILEGVRNLKF
- a CDS encoding IspD/TarI family cytidylyltransferase, with translation MNIALILAGGTGTRLGASLPKQYIEVKGRPIIGYCLAVFEGHSDVDAVQIVAEDAWHDLITAQTGTKFRGFSKPGRNRQLSIYNGLMDICRYAGEDDIVIIHDAARPLVTARLIADCIRVCAEHDGAIPVLPMKDTVYMAEEGRITSLLERSKVYAGQAPEAFVLGKYRRATERLLPDRILEINGSTEPAIMAGMDIGLVEGEETNSKITTAEDLERFRTMIQNQ
- a CDS encoding galactitol-1-phosphate 5-dehydrogenase — its product is MKAYVLHDIGDFRLEEAEKPVPGPGEVLLEVRAAGICGSDIPRIYKTGTYSYPLIPGHEFSGVVAELGEGTDPAWLGRRTGLFPLIPCGRCKPCLHKQYEMCRSYGYIGSRTDGGFAQYVTAPQWNLAALPDNVSYEQGAMLEPMAVAVHAMRRANPKQGERVVICGLGTIGLFLLMFLRERGLENIYAVGNKDIQREKVLGLGLSADHWFDTRSGSVEAWLSEEGHEADLFFDCVGTNEVLAQGIRHTACGGRVVTVGNPASDMTLDRQTYWKILRNQLTVIGTWNSSYTGEEEDDWHYVMSRLAAGTIRPERMITHRLDFAHLIQGFELMRDKREEYVKVMGVF
- a CDS encoding iron-containing alcohol dehydrogenase encodes the protein MNDFNFYTPTQVVFGKEAELRTGALVREQGGSKVLLHYGSGSARRSGLLERIEKSLAEAGLAFTELGGVVPNPRLSLVYEGIALCKRECVDFIVAVGGGSVIDSAKAIGYGVANEGDVWDFYDRKRQAVACLPVGVVLTIAAAGSEMSNSTVITKEEGGIKRGYRNDLSRPKFAVMNPELTMSLPDYQTASGCTDILMHTMERYFTNGGHMELTDSIAEGLMRTVLKQALILRDDPQNFSARAEVMWAGSLSHNGLTGCGGIAGGAGDFAAHALEHELGGMFDVAHGAGLAAIWGSWARYVYRDCLPRFEQFARRVMGVEDGKDAEDTALKGIRAMEDFFRNIGMPTSLKELGLTPSEEQLVELAAKCAVSSGGKKGSAKVLREEDMLAIYRDSLESES
- a CDS encoding MFS transporter, giving the protein MLQSIRKNYTHTIYAGYIGYITQAIVNNFAPLLFLTFARDYGLTLDKITLITTVNFFVQLLVDLVSAKVMDRIGYRRGVVGAHLFAALGLISMAFLPDVTGNAYLGLMTAVVLYAIGGGAVEVLISPIIESCPTEKKEAAMSLLHSFYCWGHVFVVLVSTAFFKVFGIGSWKILACIWAIIPICNLFYFCLVPLYPVTGEQEALSVGGLLRQKIFWLFLVIMVCAGASEQAMSQWASAFAESGLQVSKTVGDLAGPCAFALLMGSSRAIYARYSEKLPLKKYMKISAVLCVFCYVTAAFSGQAVLGLIGCALCGFAVGIFWPGTFSIAAGRLQGGGTAMYAFMALAGDVGCSGGPTLVGMVANLFDGNIRAGLTAAMIFPILILAGISLLREGKKE